The following proteins come from a genomic window of Diceros bicornis minor isolate mBicDic1 chromosome 4, mDicBic1.mat.cur, whole genome shotgun sequence:
- the PBXIP1 gene encoding pre-B-cell leukemia transcription factor-interacting protein 1 isoform X1 gives MASCPDSDNSWVLAGSESLPVETLGPESKTDPELETAPQAPRSPSKADGEELAAPLGGDETLFQSKSSQSGPILPEETEAKGVLEDDGCGVEPPGPGDTAAQGDLEETPVVADLGPDTQELEDQSPPQSLPSSPKAAWIREEVHCSSSEDDTDVDVEGLRRRRGREPSTPQPAVPRGVEDQARGEGAGGELGISLNMCLLGALVLLGLGLLLFSGGLSESESGPMEEVELQVFPDAGSDTEMLDAMGDGQDGLRQQLQASVPPDSVPSLQNMALLLDKLAKENQDIRLLQAQLQAQKEELQSLMHQPKGLEEENARLRGALQQGEAAQRALESELQQLRARLRGLEADCVRGTDGVCLNWGRGPQGGKVTKQQGTRGQEPGLGFLEQKERLEAEAQALRQELERQRRLLGSVQQDLEQSLRGMGRGDPAHADLAELGHRLAQKLQGLENWSQDPGVPTNASEASRQEPHLQSSREQSGKEKWQDGQGDQKADHWKHKKEESGRERKKSWGHEEDRERAGRQKEGKPRVEDWGSKKDGRRQGPKETPRKSGSPHSSKERQKQAQWKEGAKDRHDPLPPWAELLRRKYRAPQGCSGVPECARQEGLAFFGVELAPVRQQELASLLRAYLARLPWAGQLTEELPLSPAYFGEDGIFRHDRLRFRDFVDALEDSLEEAAVRQTGDDDEVDDFENFIFSHFFGDQALKKRSGKKDKHSRGPRVVGPREEHSYHSRG, from the exons ATGGCCTCCTGCCCAGACTCGGACAATAGCTGGGTGCTTGCTGGCTCAGAG AGCTTGCCTGTGGAGACCCTGGGCCCAGAATCCAAGACAGACCCAGAGTTGGAGACAGCTCCCCAAGCCCCTCGGAGCCCCTCCAAGGCAGATGGTGAAGAACTAGCTGCACCCTTGGGTGGAGACG AGACCCTGTTCCAGAGTAAAAGCTCCCAGTCTGGTCCCATTTTGccagaggagactgaggccaag GGGGTCCTGGAAGATGATGGTTGCGGCGTCGAGCCTCCTGGCCCAGGAGACACAGCGGCCCAGGGAGACTTGGAGGAGACCCCCGTGGTGGCAGACCTTGGACCGGACACACAGGAGCTGGAGGACCAGAGTCCCCCACAGAGCCTGCCCTCATCCCCCAAAGCAG CTTGGATCAGGGAGGAGGTCCACTGCTCCAGCAGTGAGGATGACACGGATGTGGACGTGGAGGGTCTGCGGAGACGGCGGGGCCGGGAGCCCAGCACTCCTCAGCCTGCTGTGCCCCGGGGTGTGGAGGACCAGGCCCGGGGCGAGGGTGCAGGCGGGGAGCTGGGCATCTCCCTCAACATGTGTCTCCTCGGAGCCCTGGTTCTGctgggcctggggctcctcctcttCTCCG GTGGCCTCTCAGAGTCTGAGAGTG GGCCCATGGAGGAAGTGGAACTTCAGGTCTTCCCAGATGCCGGGTCAGATACTGAGATGCTGGATGCTATGGGGGATGGGCAG GATGGGCTAAGGCAGCAGCTGCAGGCCTCGGTGCCCCCTGACAGTGTCCCCAGCCTGCAGAACATGGCCCTTCTGCTAGACAAGCTGGCCAAGGAGAACCAGGACATCCGGCTGCTGCAGGCCCAGCTGCAG GCCCAgaaggaagagcttcagagcctGATGCATCAGCCCAAAGGGCTAGAAGAGGAGAATGCCCGGCTCCGGGGGGCCCTGCAGCAGGGCGAGGCTGCCCAGCGGGCCCTGGAGTCAGAGCTGCAGCAGCTGCGGGCCCGGCTCCGGGGGCTGGAGGCTGACTGTGTCCGGGGCACAGATGGGGTGTGCCTCAACTGGGGCAGAGGCCCGCAGGGTGGCAAGGTCAccaagcagcaaggcaccagggGACAGGAGCCAGGCCTTGGCTTCCTGGAGCAGAAAGAACGGCTAGAGGCTGAGGCCCAGGCATTAAGGCAAGAGTTGGAGAGGCAGCGGCGGCTGCTGGGGTCTGTGCAGCAGGACCTGGAGCAGAGCCTGAGGGGCATGGGCCGAGGGGACCCCGCTCATGCTGACCTGGCTGAGCTGGGCCACAGGCTGGCCCAGAAGCTACAGGGCCTGGAGAACTGGAGCCAGGATCCTGGGGTCCCTACCAATGCCTCAGAGGCCTCGCGTCAGGAGCCCCACTTGCAGAGTTCCAGGGAGCAGAGTGGAAAGGAAAAGTGGCAGGATGGGCAGGGGGACCAGAAGGCTGACCACTGGAAGCATAAGAAGGAGGAATCTGGCCGGGAAAGAAAGAAGAGCTGGGGGCATGAGGAGGACAGGGAGCGGGCAGGGAGGCAGAAGGAGGGCAAGCCAAGAGTGGAGGATTGGGGCAGCAAGAAGGATGGCAGGCGGCAGGGCCCCAAGGAGACCCCCCGGAAGAGTGGGAGCCCCCACTCCTCCAAAGAAAGGCAGAAGCAGGCTCAGTGGAAGGAGGGAGCTAAAGACAGACATGACCCCCTGCCACCCTGGGCAGAGCTCTTGAGGCGCAAGTACCGGGCACCCCAGGGCTGCTCAGGCGTGCCCGAGTGTGCCCggcaggagggcctggccttcttTGGCGTGGAGCTAGCCCCAGTGAGGCAACAGGAGCTGGCCTCTCTGCTGAGGGCGTACCTGGCGCGGCTGCCCTGGGCGGGGCAGCTGACCGAGGAGCTGCCCCTCTCACCTGCCTACTTTGGTGAGGATGGCATCTTCCGCCACGACCGCCTCCGCTTCCGGGACTTTGTGGATGCCTTGGAGGACAGCCTGGAGGAGGCTGCCGTGAGACAGACAGGTGATGATGATGAGGTGGATGACTTTGAGAACTTCATCTTCAGCCACTTCTTTGGAGACCAAGCACTGAAGAAGAG GTCAGGGAAGAAGGACAAACACTCACGGGGCCCCAGAGTTGTGGGGCCCAGGGAGGAGCACAGCTACCACTCCCGGGGCTGA
- the PBXIP1 gene encoding pre-B-cell leukemia transcription factor-interacting protein 1 isoform X2, whose product MASCPDSDNSWVLAGSESLPVETLGPESKTDPELETAPQAPRSPSKADGEELAAPLGGDETLFQSKSSQSGPILPEETEAKGVLEDDGCGVEPPGPGDTAAQGDLEETPVVADLGPDTQELEDQSPPQSLPSSPKAAWIREEVHCSSSEDDTDVDVEGLRRRRGREPSTPQPAVPRGVEDQARGEGAGGELGISLNMCLLGALVLLGLGLLLFSGPMEEVELQVFPDAGSDTEMLDAMGDGQDGLRQQLQASVPPDSVPSLQNMALLLDKLAKENQDIRLLQAQLQAQKEELQSLMHQPKGLEEENARLRGALQQGEAAQRALESELQQLRARLRGLEADCVRGTDGVCLNWGRGPQGGKVTKQQGTRGQEPGLGFLEQKERLEAEAQALRQELERQRRLLGSVQQDLEQSLRGMGRGDPAHADLAELGHRLAQKLQGLENWSQDPGVPTNASEASRQEPHLQSSREQSGKEKWQDGQGDQKADHWKHKKEESGRERKKSWGHEEDRERAGRQKEGKPRVEDWGSKKDGRRQGPKETPRKSGSPHSSKERQKQAQWKEGAKDRHDPLPPWAELLRRKYRAPQGCSGVPECARQEGLAFFGVELAPVRQQELASLLRAYLARLPWAGQLTEELPLSPAYFGEDGIFRHDRLRFRDFVDALEDSLEEAAVRQTGDDDEVDDFENFIFSHFFGDQALKKRSGKKDKHSRGPRVVGPREEHSYHSRG is encoded by the exons ATGGCCTCCTGCCCAGACTCGGACAATAGCTGGGTGCTTGCTGGCTCAGAG AGCTTGCCTGTGGAGACCCTGGGCCCAGAATCCAAGACAGACCCAGAGTTGGAGACAGCTCCCCAAGCCCCTCGGAGCCCCTCCAAGGCAGATGGTGAAGAACTAGCTGCACCCTTGGGTGGAGACG AGACCCTGTTCCAGAGTAAAAGCTCCCAGTCTGGTCCCATTTTGccagaggagactgaggccaag GGGGTCCTGGAAGATGATGGTTGCGGCGTCGAGCCTCCTGGCCCAGGAGACACAGCGGCCCAGGGAGACTTGGAGGAGACCCCCGTGGTGGCAGACCTTGGACCGGACACACAGGAGCTGGAGGACCAGAGTCCCCCACAGAGCCTGCCCTCATCCCCCAAAGCAG CTTGGATCAGGGAGGAGGTCCACTGCTCCAGCAGTGAGGATGACACGGATGTGGACGTGGAGGGTCTGCGGAGACGGCGGGGCCGGGAGCCCAGCACTCCTCAGCCTGCTGTGCCCCGGGGTGTGGAGGACCAGGCCCGGGGCGAGGGTGCAGGCGGGGAGCTGGGCATCTCCCTCAACATGTGTCTCCTCGGAGCCCTGGTTCTGctgggcctggggctcctcctcttCTCCG GGCCCATGGAGGAAGTGGAACTTCAGGTCTTCCCAGATGCCGGGTCAGATACTGAGATGCTGGATGCTATGGGGGATGGGCAG GATGGGCTAAGGCAGCAGCTGCAGGCCTCGGTGCCCCCTGACAGTGTCCCCAGCCTGCAGAACATGGCCCTTCTGCTAGACAAGCTGGCCAAGGAGAACCAGGACATCCGGCTGCTGCAGGCCCAGCTGCAG GCCCAgaaggaagagcttcagagcctGATGCATCAGCCCAAAGGGCTAGAAGAGGAGAATGCCCGGCTCCGGGGGGCCCTGCAGCAGGGCGAGGCTGCCCAGCGGGCCCTGGAGTCAGAGCTGCAGCAGCTGCGGGCCCGGCTCCGGGGGCTGGAGGCTGACTGTGTCCGGGGCACAGATGGGGTGTGCCTCAACTGGGGCAGAGGCCCGCAGGGTGGCAAGGTCAccaagcagcaaggcaccagggGACAGGAGCCAGGCCTTGGCTTCCTGGAGCAGAAAGAACGGCTAGAGGCTGAGGCCCAGGCATTAAGGCAAGAGTTGGAGAGGCAGCGGCGGCTGCTGGGGTCTGTGCAGCAGGACCTGGAGCAGAGCCTGAGGGGCATGGGCCGAGGGGACCCCGCTCATGCTGACCTGGCTGAGCTGGGCCACAGGCTGGCCCAGAAGCTACAGGGCCTGGAGAACTGGAGCCAGGATCCTGGGGTCCCTACCAATGCCTCAGAGGCCTCGCGTCAGGAGCCCCACTTGCAGAGTTCCAGGGAGCAGAGTGGAAAGGAAAAGTGGCAGGATGGGCAGGGGGACCAGAAGGCTGACCACTGGAAGCATAAGAAGGAGGAATCTGGCCGGGAAAGAAAGAAGAGCTGGGGGCATGAGGAGGACAGGGAGCGGGCAGGGAGGCAGAAGGAGGGCAAGCCAAGAGTGGAGGATTGGGGCAGCAAGAAGGATGGCAGGCGGCAGGGCCCCAAGGAGACCCCCCGGAAGAGTGGGAGCCCCCACTCCTCCAAAGAAAGGCAGAAGCAGGCTCAGTGGAAGGAGGGAGCTAAAGACAGACATGACCCCCTGCCACCCTGGGCAGAGCTCTTGAGGCGCAAGTACCGGGCACCCCAGGGCTGCTCAGGCGTGCCCGAGTGTGCCCggcaggagggcctggccttcttTGGCGTGGAGCTAGCCCCAGTGAGGCAACAGGAGCTGGCCTCTCTGCTGAGGGCGTACCTGGCGCGGCTGCCCTGGGCGGGGCAGCTGACCGAGGAGCTGCCCCTCTCACCTGCCTACTTTGGTGAGGATGGCATCTTCCGCCACGACCGCCTCCGCTTCCGGGACTTTGTGGATGCCTTGGAGGACAGCCTGGAGGAGGCTGCCGTGAGACAGACAGGTGATGATGATGAGGTGGATGACTTTGAGAACTTCATCTTCAGCCACTTCTTTGGAGACCAAGCACTGAAGAAGAG GTCAGGGAAGAAGGACAAACACTCACGGGGCCCCAGAGTTGTGGGGCCCAGGGAGGAGCACAGCTACCACTCCCGGGGCTGA
- the PYGO2 gene encoding pygopus homolog 2, whose translation MAASAPPPPDKLEGGGGPAPPPAPPSTGRKQGKAGLQMKSPEKKRRKSNTQGPAYSHLTEFAPPPTPMVDHLVASNPFEDDFGAPKVGAAAPPFLGSPVPFGGFRVQGGMAGQVPPGYGTGGGGGPQPLRRQPPPFASNPMGPAFNMPPQGPGYPPPGNMSFPSQPFSQPLGQNFSPPGGQMMPGPVGGFGPMISPTMGQPPRGELGPPSLPQRFAQPGAPFGPSPLQRPGQGLPSLPANTSPFPGPDPGFPGPGGEDGGKPLNPPAPTAFPQEPHSGSPAAAVNGNQPSFPPNSSGRGGGTPDANSLAPPGKAGGGSGPQPPSGLVYPCGACRSEVNDDQDAILCEASCQKWFHRECTGMTESAYGLLTTEASAVWACDLCLKTKEIQSVYIREGMGQLVAANDG comes from the exons ATGGCCGCCTCGGCGCCGCCCCCACCGGACAAGCTGGAGGGAGGTGGCGGCCCCGCACCGCCCCCTGCGCCGCCCAGCACCGGGAGGAAGCAGGGCAAGGCCG GTCTGCAAATGAAGAGCCCAGAGAAGAAGCGAAGGAAGTCAAATACTCAG GGCCCTGCATACTCACATCTCACGGAGTTTGCACCACCCCCGACTCCCATGGTGGATCACCTGGTTGCATCCAACCCTTTTGAGGATGACTTCGGAGCCCCTAAGGTGGGGGCCGCAGCCCCTCCGTTCCTTGGCAGTCCTGTCCCCTTTGGAGGCTTCCGTGTACAGGGGGGCATGGCAGGCCAGGTACCCCCAGGCTATGGCactgggggtggagggggccccCAGCCTCTTCGTCGACAGCCTCCCCCTTTCGCTTCCAACCCTATGGGCCCTGCTTTCAACATGCCCCCCCAGGGCCCTGGCTACCCACCCCCAGGCAACATGAGCTTTCCCAGCCAACCCTTCAGCCagcctctgggtcaaaactttagCCCTCCTGGTGGGCAGATGATGCCAGGCCCGGTGGGGGGATTTGGCCCCATGATCTCACCGACTATGGGACAACCTCCCAGAGGGGAGCTGGGCCCCCCTTCTCTCCCCCAACGCTTTGCCCAGCCAGGGGCACCTTTTGGCCCTTCTCCTCTCCAGAGACCTGGTCAGGGGCTCCCCAGCCTGCCCGCCAACACAAGTCCTTTCCCTGGTCCGGACCCTGGCTTTCCTGGCCCCGGTGGTGAGGATGGGGGGAAGCCCTTGAATCCGCCTGCACCCACTGCTTTTCCCCAGGAGCCCCACTCAGGTTCCCCAGCTGCTGCTGTTAATGGGAATCAGCCCAGTTTCCCCCCAAACAGCAGTGGGCGGGGTGGGGGCACTCCAGATGCCAACAGCCTGGCACCTCCTGGCAAGGCAGGTGGGGGTTCAGGGCCCCAGCCTCCGTCAGGCCTGGTGTACCCATGTGGTGCCTGTCGGAGTGAGGTGAATGACGACCAGGATGCCATTTTGTGTGAGGCCTCCTGCCAGAAGTGGTTCCACCGCGAATGCACAGGCATGACTGAGAGTGCCTATGGGCTGCTGACCACAGAGGCCTCTGCCGTCTGGGCCTGCGATCTCTGCCTCAAGACCAAGGAGATCCAGTCTGTGTACATCCGCGAGGGCATGGGGCAGCTGGTGGCGGCTAACGATGGGTGA